The genomic DNA GATACACCTTGAATGTGTAAACTTGCTTCCACCTATCCATCCTATAAACAGGATGGACAAAGCTTTCTGGTAAGCCCACTTGGCCATGTGAAGCTCTGTTCCAGATGGCTGCGACAGCATGTCTGCAAGGTATGCCATTGAGTTCCCATCTTCTTCAACTGCATGTCCTCTGTTCCAAGTTCACCACATACTGATTAACACCACCAGTTACTTGATAGTGCCCTTCACCATTCCAAATTATAGTGTACCTGGTAGCATCCTTCTTAATTTCCTCAAACAACTCAGTTGCATATGGTGTTAGTAAACCATCACTCCTCTCAATCAACTGAACAACATTAACAATTCTTCTAATGCAGTACTCTCTAATGAATTCTAACATTGCAATGATGGGCTTGTCCCTTCCTTCAAGTATCTTTGAATTGAACATCTCACACATGTTGTTGAGCAACATATCAGATGTTGCCCTTCCTATAATACACAAGGTTAAACAGTATATTAATGCCCTATTTAACAAATAACAGAATATTATACTTGTAAAGACTGTTTATATTACCAGAAAATGAGACATTGACCAATGTTTAGGAGGTATGTTAGATAACCACAAGTGACATTCATTGTTGAAACTTTTTATATTCCATCTCCTTTTCAAACTCAACAATAGTTGTTGCTGTTGCACATTTCCACAAAAGGTCTTTGAAGGCCTTTCCTTTGAATTGTAATCTCATGTTTTCATAGATGTGTCTTAGGAAAAATCTATGCTCAGCAAATGGGAAGACCTTCATAATTGCTGGAATAATGCCCTAAATAGGCCATAAAGATATGAAGACTGTTAATAATGTAAGAATAATGTAACAATACATGAAGAATAATGTAAGAATAATGGATGAAGACTGACCTTTTGCCTGTCACTTAAGAATGTAAAGTTTGAATTGGCATCCAAATCCAAATCATCACCTAAGCATTCTAGAAACCAAGTCCAAGAGTCTAGTGTTTCAGCCTCTACTATAACATATGAGACAGGGTAAATGCCATTATTGGGATCAACCCCAACTGCACTAAGAACCTAGCCTGGATATGGACCTTTTATGAAAGCCCCATCAAGTCCCAACATATCTCTTCCAATAGCTTTAAAACCTTGTTTCAGAGCCCCTAAGCACACATATACTCTTTTAAATTTCCTTTCAGTTGACTCAGGATCTGCTGGTGGTTCTAGTTCAAATTTCACAGTTGTCCCTGGATTTGTGTTCATCAATTCAGCTACATAAGCTCTAAGTAACCCATGCTGTGAATTATAATCACCATTTAGTTGCATGACAGCCTTCTGTTTAGCCCTATATGCTTTCTGCTTTGATACACCAACTTCAAACTTTCTTTGTAGCTGCTCTTGTACAGCCTTGATTGGTATTTTGGGGTTATCTTGGAGATGTTCCATTAGCTGTTTGGATAGAAAAGTGGCTGTGCAGGCTCTAACATGCCTGTTTTGAAAGCATTTGTGTTCATCTAACCAGGGTTTTTATCATCCAAGATTCAGATCTATTCACTTTAGAAAGCAACAGGGTCCAAGGGCATTTATGTTTGTGTGTTTCTGCTTTATTACCCCTGCCACCACTGTTTTTGCTTTTTGGTCCTTCAGATTGTCTAGAACTGCTAGAACCCCCAACTTCTTTATTTTTCACATTGTGTCCTTTTTCAACTTGTGGTTTAGTACATGTTCTGCTATTGTGTCCAGTACCCCTACACCTTCCACACACTCCTTTAACTTTTAAACCTTGTGTCATACTAATCCCAACACTGTTTTGTATGCTACCATCTTCAGCAAACTGTGGGATATCACCCCAACAAACAACCCTTACCCTCTGCATGTCATCCTTGATAATCCTAATTTGCCTCCTAGTTTCAACTACATGTGTCTTGATCAGTTTTTTGGCTTCTTTTTTGGTTCCAAACACTTGCCCAAGATACAAAGTGTTTTTTCCTTCACCATCCTTTCTCATGGCCTTTAAAGCCCTTTTCCTAAAGCTTGTATCATTCTCATCAGACTCTGAACCACTATGGAATTTTTCATTGTCTATAGCATCTTCTCCTAACTCATCACCATTAGTGTCAACCATATGATCAATAACACCATCATCAACATAGTCAGTTAAAAACTTGTAATTCCTCATATCAGTTTCAACATCATTTATGTTGTTTCCATCATCTGCTATGAAATCACTATCATTATCCTCACTGGTATTCACATCCCCCTCATCCTCACTTTCATTCACATCCCCCTCATGCTCACTTTCATTCACATCCCCCTTATGCTCACTTTCATTTACATCCCCCTCATGCTCACTTTCATTTACAGCCACATCATTCAACTTATGTTGTACACTATCACTTTGATTCACAGGATTCTCACCAAAGAAAGGGTCAAACTCAAGATCATCCATTGTAATATCAACTTCATATTGCACACTACTTTGTCCTACTTCATGTTCAGCACTAATATGCCCTGTTTCTAGTTGAACACTACTCTGTCCTACATCATTTTCAACACTACCATTCCATCCTAACAATAACCTATTCTTACTAGCATTGATGTTTTCCATCGCCATGATCTCCTCATCAGTTATTTCTTGCACCCTAAACTTGGTTGGGGAGCAGAAATAAGTATGCACAGTTGTTATAGCATACTCACAATACACATTCATCACCCTAGACTGAGGAATAACTTTGATAAAATCTAAAACATCTGCATCACTTCCTAAAGCCCTTAGCCCAAAATCAAGATTCTCACCAGGAACACAAAAGTGATAATACCTTTCAATATCGCTTGGAAGGCCAAACTTGTCCACGATACAATCCAGTTCATGCACAGAGAACTTATCTTCATCTAACAAGTCAATAAAATTGCACTCTCCTTCGACATAAGCCCTATCGGGAAATCGGGTGAATCTGCCACTGTAATAAAGCTTAATGGTGAACAGACTTGGGAACCCCACTGCATTATGCAATGATCGATTAGTATTATGCAATGATCGATTAGTGTTATTCATAATTTCAATAAACgaaactcaaaaccctaaaaattaccGTAGAAGGCATCGATATCAGATTGGGATAAGTGTTGTCGGATCATAAATTGTCTTCCATTGGTGTCTGAATTAGGGTTCATCGTCAAAGTTTGATTGCAGAAATTAGGAGGATGATTGAGATCGATGAGTGAAATTAGAAGGACAATTATGCGTTGTGAAGAATATAAAGGGACATAGCTACAATCAACCTTAAAATGACAATTATACCATTGCATTAAATAAacctaactaactaaattaaCTCAGTTTGGTGGAAAGGACATAAAGTGATACAAAACATGTATTTTTTGGACATAAATTGAAACTAAAAGTTTTAAAGGGCACGTTTCAAAATTCAGCGcaaacataaaagacaaaaagTGAAATTTTCTCTTTTGAAGAAAACTGTAGAAATTAGATATACTAAAATTCACATTTATTCCAACAAAATATTGATTTTTCTAGTGATTAACTAAACTTTTTTTCAATTAGAACCAATTACCCAATATCCCAGCTAAATCCATTAGCATAACAAGCCAatcatattttaatttaataatttaaataaaattgaATAAAACCCAAAACGACGCACTCATGATAAGAAAATAAATAGAACGATTGTCGATTATCTAAGGGCCTTTTAATTCTCAAAGATTCTATGAGATGGCCTGCTTGTGCAGTATTAGCGGTATTAAAATTGTTCTAGCCAATGATGTCTAGATAAAATAATAGAATACATGTATTTCTTTTGGGAGAGGTTGGTTTAACTCACATTTGATATAGAGTAAGGCACTCGTAGGCATTGATAGGAGATACATGGAAACATGGGTTCGATCTTTGAGTCAAACAGATTTTACTGGTAATTTCACCGTCATGCCTACGaacgggtgggttaccgggttttccccggaattggtggtcgACTCGGCCACTCGGGGTTACTCTCAGAGTACTCTATTTGATCCAGTAGGTGCACTAAGAATGCTCGGAATTGATTTTGTTGAccgttaaaaaaattattataaaaatatataatgtggATGGTTCGTTGGTTGGTAACAAGAGAAGCGTTTTGAATGAATAAAACGATGTACTTAATTTTATTATCCtttcatattttattattattattatcactcCACGTGACACATATATCGGTGACCAAAAAGTCAAAACAAATCAAAACCGGTAAAAACCGGcacaaacaccaccaccaccaccaccggcggcATCAACCTTTAACCGGAAGATCAGTATTCAGTCATGGCGACCTTCATCAACCTCTCATCTTCTCCTAATTCTTCCACACTATTCTCCAATAACAAACACCATCCCTACATCAGTAACCAACTCAAGGTACTTATATTTCTTCACACCAATTAACACTCATTCAGATCCAATCGGATCGAAGCTATAGTCCCCAAGCACACTCTATCTATGTATAATACGTATTCAAGTTTAATCTGATTAAAAATTGAAACGTTTGTTTGATTTTGTGTGAAGAGTGATTGGGGTTATGGGAGGTTACGGTTGCTGCGAGTCAAGTGTTTGAATGAGCCGAATAGAGATACTGTGGAATCTGAAGCTAAGTTGGTGGGTTCTGGTGGTTCAGGCATTTCGTCATACAGTTGGTGTGCAGCACTTGGAGGGTTAGGGTTTGTTGAAACCGGTTACTTGAGTTACTTAAAGTTGACCGGTTCAGATGCATTCTGTCCGGTTGGAGGTGGTTCCTGTGGTGATATACTTAATAGTGATTATGCTCTTGTTTATGGTAATTTCTTTTGATCCTTTTGCAGTTTCTTTTTGGCCTTTTTGCATTAGAAAACTAAGATAGTTATCAGCTTGATATATTGATAATCTATAGTAAGAGAAATTTGAAATTTGTTCTACTGGTTTGGCAGGTATTCCTCTTCCGTTGATTGGAATGTTTGCATACGGGGCTGCAACGTTTCTCGCGTTAAAGTTGGCTTCAAAGGACTTGCCTTTCGGAATCGATCAAAGTAATGGCGGATTAATTTTACTCGGGACGACTACCGCAATGGCAACCGCAAGTGCATACTTTTTGTACATTTTAAACACACAATTTCCAGGAGCCTCGTGTTCTTATTGTTTAGCGTCTGTTGTCTTATCATTCTCCTTGTTCCTCACTACTGCCAAGGTACATGTTCACTTTCTATCATTATAGTTATTTTAAATTGTTAACATTTTTATCTGATTATTTATGCAGAATTTGGGCTGGCAAAAGGTCCGAGACGAAGTGGGTTTGCAGTTGTGCATAGCTGGTCTGGTTTTTGCCGCTCTTAACAACTCGTATAGTGCGACGCTTTCTCCCCCTGCACGGTATCTTTCTTTGCTGACAAATAACCAAAAGTAGCCTGATGATGCATTAAAATTCGGTGTGCTGTGGTTACCTTTATAGTAGTTTGAgtgagtaaagtacacggatggtccgtgtggttaaccaaaattttggatttagtccctagctttccaaaagtacatagatggtccctgtggtttgtactttgtaacgcctttagtccccaactttttccaaaagtacatggatggtccttgtggtttgcactttgtaacgcatttagtcactAAAAGttgggactaaatgcgttacaaagtgcaaaccacaaggactatccatgtacttttggcaaaagttgatGACTAATTGTGTTATaaatacaaaccacagggaccatccatgtacttttggaaaaccAGGGAcgaaatccaaaattttggttaaccacatggaccatctgtgtactttactctagTAGTCTTGTTTCTTGTGAAGAAATTATGCATCAGGGTTGTTTATTTAAAATAATCTTTACACTATTCGTTCTGTGATCCGTCTTCTCCGCAGCTTTGGGGAGCAATTCCTGCCGTACTATCCAACTGAGATAAAGGCTCCATCAAGTCCTTTAGCTCTTAAACTTGCAACACATTTgcgttcggttggagctaaaatGTATGGAGCTTTCTGGTGTTCACACTGTTTAGAACAGAAAGAGGTACGCATCGTACTGTTGCTTTCTTGATTCCCTGTGTTATATGTGGTAAAATATTAAACGTGAGTTTCTGTTGTGTAGATGTTCGGACGTGAAGCAGCAAAGCTGATAGACTATGCCGAATGCTTCCCGGATGGATTCAAATCCGGAACGGAATTAAGTAAGGAATGtaagaaaatcaaaattgaaggGTTTCCAATGTGGGTGATCAACGGTCAGGTGAGAATGCTAatttaaagtttaaaaaataCTCATCCGTTGCATTTCCATCATTGGAATATTTTACTCTACTAAAGCTTAACTGGAAATGTTTGATTATTAAATCAAATGTCTAAAATACCCTTCATTCGTACAAAAATTGGTGGAATCTTGTGTCGCGAATAATAAGTTCCCCTGGCAATCATTACTCGTTCTTAAATTAATGGTAAactacatggatggtccctgtgatttACCAAAATTCTGGATTTGGTCCCttgctttccaaaagtacacagatggtccctgtggtttgcactttgtaacgcatttagtccctaaccaacaaatctaaaggtttcaaCAGGTCCAAGTTAGGGGCGGGGCTAAATGCGTTACAAGGTGCAAGCCACAGGGATCATTACTTTTGTAAAGAGTTGGGGACTAAATacattacaaagtgcaaaccacaaggaccatctgtgtacttttggaaagctagggaccaaatccaattttttgtaaaccacagggaccatccgtgtactttactctaaattAATGGGCTCGTtattagggttgtagcgatagatagcgacaatttatttattttgtaaacCACGTAGCGTATAGGTCTGGGCTCGTTATTAGGGTTGTAGCAATAGATAGcgacaatttatttatttttttgtattttttttaatataaatagcaattaaatatagctataaagtagctggatttttggtttttgttaaatatacatgtaaaatagtatatatatacaagggtatTTCGATATgatatacatataaaaaattttaaatttcttttctaGTGTATctctatttataaaatagcgtcCGCTAATTATCGCTATGTAGCATGTAGGTACCTTATCGCtgtttgtcgctattcgccattaacaattATGACACAGATGGTCCGTgtgatttgcactttgtaacgcatttagtccccaacttttaccaaaagtacatggattgtccttgtggtttgcactttgtaacacatttagtccctgacttggacatgctaaaacctttagatttgttggttggggattaaattcgttacaaagtgcaaaccacatggaccatccgtgtactttcagaaagctagggaccatatctaaaattttggtaaaccacatggaccatcctTGTTCTGCGAAGCTTGATAATTAGTAACGATAATGAAAGATTCCCACAACTGAATTATACTTTCGTTTAAGGAGCTACTTTTGTATTAAAACTTTGTATAAAGTGTTAATTTTGGGAATCTTGAACAAAGTTATATAATTTCCATGTATGAAGCATAAGTTGTTTTTGGAGTGCAGGTATATAAAGGACTTCAAGAATTCCCAGAACTTGCTAAAGCATCGGGATTCGAAGCCGGTGAATTCAGTGGAGAACTAGCAGAGCTTGCTAAACAATCTGCTGAGGCCAACATGCAACCATGATGTATGTACATAACATGTATTGTTTTGTTGTATCTCATTCCATGTGAAAGCTCTGTTTCACGTACATACATGGAATTTCGTAGGGCTTCATTGAGTTAGTATTTTCGCGAAATGCCGTGTTTAATTATGTACGAAGTTGTAGTAACAGGTCTAGAAATTTCAGCTTTGTTGTAATGCAACATGTCCTGGTTGTGTCGTGGACGTTTTAGTTATTAGTTTACACTTTGGAAACTATTTCTTTCGATACTTAGTTTTATACGTAATAATCCAAGTATAACAAATCTTTTAATATGATGAAAAATTAAATCGAATTTCTATATTTGAACAATTCAAAACTTCATAtcaaactttttttaaaaagtatAAGAAATCAAAATCAGCctatttataaatatattataaaaagcTATAGGAAACTTGTACTAGAAATTGTAGGACTTTACCCTCGAAAGGGAGTCCTTCCAGAAATTCTCGACGGCCAAGGGAGACCCAAAGCCGAGGAGGGGGTTTGGAAATAGTTTTCAACCAGCAATTGACGCGCCTCGGTTATTACCTCATTAGCTGCGTCATTGCCCCAAGCGCAAAGATAACTTCACCATACCTCCAACCCCTCCTTTTATACACCTCATACTCACTTCCTTTCACACCCACCCCCCGATGTGGGACAAAACACAAATTCCATTTTCTAACCCGAAGACATTCAACCTGCTTTTCACAACTCTATTTGTACCTCTGCTAATATAATTTCCAATTACGTttacatcatcatcaacatcatgcgTTTCTGCAATTATAAACAAGATTATATTCGTGAGTGTTTCGTATAATCTCACATATGCTGGTAAATATGTGCCCAAGGTATGCTTTATCATTAACGGGTTAAACGAGTAAGACAAGAAAATAGCTTTTAAGCAAACGTGTCGAAAGTCGCCCATGGTGTACTTTAAATTTGTAAACCCTTATAAATTATTTTATTCACGAACTGAAATAACATAACTTCTTCAATCATATTCAACACACCGGTTATACAAAAACTTTGGTCAAAAGGTTTTGGGTGAACTCCAAATAACATGTTTTGACCCGTAACGCATTCTAATATGTTACCTAACTCGCTCATTTTGCCATCTATACTGCATTGAAACACCTCTGAGGACAAAGCACTGACCATAATGTCCATAACATACAATCAGACTATAAAATTTCATTCGGCGATCTAGCATCTCCACAACCAATATTACCGATCGTCCAGCCCAAATCCCACTTGTCTTGATTCTTGAATGTTATGATTTCTTTATATCATTAAAGGGTGGTAATATGAGCCGGTTGGGTAACAAGGTCAAAATGTGTTCAACCTAAAACGGGTCAGGTCAAAACAATGATTTATCAGACAATGTTGCCGCTCTACATTTATAAACACATAAAGCATAATCATTGTGCAGAATAttgtgtaagattaaatatattatgtttaatatttaatctatagtcatcttaatcatttacattatagagatcaaaatatattagaacctattatttaattagttggtaattgttgatggaccatattacccttagtaactaattaggtttcctcctgggtgcttatataaggagagttatgtggaggtttaggggttactcagttacacaattcacacaccccattagccataacatcatcacgaaacctcctctccataaccgatacccttttcggtttctaagttcccatcatcagtcagcaccctaaggaggaaccagatcaagatgacaggcatgtcgaactcccttacaggattctcctctgcactatctgttgtgacaggtatgatttatattgttttccttcatgaacaaacagaactgaaacaacatgtggtatcagagcatatgttgattagtcagttctgttttcgtatccataattctgggattgaaacttggaaaacggattaTTTTCTTTATAATTTTTCAAAACCGTCACAGCCGGTTTCAGTCATGAAGAtcgactcgaaatcatgattTTCGGAAAAGATTAATGATATGTTCATTCGGAATTAACTTGTTTATgtttagccgaaatctgtttagaaaaaactattaaaattcaggtttcgggttccagaatttatgttttatgttttagggttcatcatgttcttgagaaaattcgaagtattctgttatgatttggaatatgtttcggattattaagtgttttttccTGGTTTTGATCTATTTTGTCCTCTAAAGTTTTTTAGAAAACTGttaaaaagataaagagattgcCATTTCGAAATCTGTTGACAAAATTAGATCAGCTTAAAACAGGAAAGAATATCtcttaatcccttagatttcgaattttcggttatgatatcacaattaacagctgttagcgaggttgctactcgcaaccatgaggttgctactcgcaaccatgaggttgctactcgcaaccataacgtcatcactcgcaaccatgaggttgctactcgcaaccataacgtcatcactcgcaaccatgaggttgctactcgcaaccattacgtcattactcgagaccatgaggttgctactcgcaaccataacgtgattagtcgagaccgtagttgcgactcgcaaccataacgtgattagtcgagactgtagttgcgactcgcaaccataacgtgattagtcgagaccgtagttgcgactcgcaaccataacgtcattagtcgagatcgtggttgcgactcgcaatctcattattttaagctgtttaaatgtgaactaaagaaaaattttttgtaatttacttagttaattaatcaggggagctactcgcaaccatgaggttgctactcgcaaccataacgtcattagttcgatccgcgctaacgggtagtttgctattaaataaatggttttgtaatttacttagttaattaatcagaatcagataatgtaatgttttacaaaaccagaaatagcttaacttgaatgagtttttgatatatcatttctggccaaacctgacttgatacatctacttatcattcaagtattacgaaagctatgctaagtgtgcatcataagcatgaatgttttaatatctggccaaagctgatttaattctttcatagatggcatacttagcaagtgcataactaaagtgattgtttcaatttctggccaaagctgatttgttacaaccactttgcacatatgcttaaatgattacacttctggccaaagctgttttgttttcgtttaagtagaattttagttaagtctattattttgatgttagtaatagacattatcacagcttcattatgtaaaatggtcattattttgcctgccttagtttaacgtgcccatagatcacattagaatttcttccttagtatcataacttgctcatcttatttccactatcagcacccaactgcgggattccacctttgactggtgataactttgctgcatggaaggatgctctcatgcttactctcggattgcttgattttgattatgctctaagagagaaaaagccagcggaccttaccactcaaagtactgctgctgagcagttaactcatgaaaagcggactaggtgtaaccgcatgtctctcatgtttatgaagcaatccataagcaatgcaatcaggggagctattcctgattctgaagatgctaagacctacttggaacatgtggaggcgcagttcaaagggacgtctaaggcgcacgctagtactcttattctcaagctggtgacaactaagtatgatgggaggagcggcattcgcgagcacatcatgatgatgaatgacatggccaataagctgaaggggctggaaatggaaatcagtgatggtttccttgttcatttcatcattacttcgcttccttcatcctttgaagcatttaagatcaattacaacacttagaaggaaaaatggacgatgagtgagctggtcgccatgtgcgtacaggaggaagagcgcatgaggatggatcgcactactgatgttgccaatttcactacctccaatcctaagaaaaggaagcacaattatcagaggaaggatgcttctaaagtccataagtctaatcctaaccctaatacaagtgcaccttccagctctaagaactccttaggcagtatccgctgcaagttctgtaaaaagacaggacacatgcagaaggaatgccctgactttaaggagtggctggctaagaaaggtaacgattattttatgatacttgagtcctataatttaagtgttcctgctaattcttggtggtttgattctggttctatggttctgttaccaattctactcagggattcctttcaatccggaagctggaaagaaaccaaagaacgcttaaggttggggatgatcgagaattagaagtgaaggccattggaacattacaattagttatgaaaactggtttatgtattaaactttatgataccttatatgttcctgaggtaactcggaaccttgtatcaggaccaaagttagacatggacggttttattgtttcccatggtcatcgcaaactctctatccattatgattctgttctttatggtactggtgttctggatggaggtctctatagattagaactagatgatggcttttccaaatctttgttgtcatataacattaatgaatcactcacaaagatggaagagaaacgagacttagagacttcatccatgttgtggcatcagcgtttaggccacatttcaaaagagcgattaaatcgtctcgtaaaggatgaagtcttacctcctctcgatttctctgactttggaacatgtgtcaaatgtcttaaaggtaaaatgacattagcgaataagaaaggtgccactaggagttctaatttattagaactcattcacactgacattagtggtccctaccaaatcgctggcataacaggacatacttcatttatcacttttattgatgattattctcgttacatgtacttgtatcttattaaggagaaatatgaatctctaacaacttttaaagattataaggctgaagttgaaaagcaattagatcgtcagattaaagttgtgagatcagatagaggcggtgagtattatggaagacatactgatgtgggtcaagctcctggtccattttatgagttttgtaaggaccaggggattgtgaaccaatacaccatgcctggtacatctcagcagaacggtgtcgctgaaagaagaaaccgtacccttatgaacatggtgcgcagtatgttagccaacactaacttaccattattcctctggactgaagcgttaaaagcagctgttcatatactcaatagagttccttctaagtctgtccctaaaactccttatgaactttggacaggaaggaaaccgagtcttaaatatatgaaagtatggggctgcattgctgaagcaaaactttacaatcctttcctaagga from Helianthus annuus cultivar XRQ/B chromosome 7, HanXRQr2.0-SUNRISE, whole genome shotgun sequence includes the following:
- the LOC110868104 gene encoding thiol-disulfide oxidoreductase LTO1, which encodes MATFINLSSSPNSSTLFSNNKHHPYISNQLKSDWGYGRLRLLRVKCLNEPNRDTVESEAKLVGSGGSGISSYSWCAALGGLGFVETGYLSYLKLTGSDAFCPVGGGSCGDILNSDYALVYGIPLPLIGMFAYGAATFLALKLASKDLPFGIDQSNGGLILLGTTTAMATASAYFLYILNTQFPGASCSYCLASVVLSFSLFLTTAKNLGWQKVRDEVGLQLCIAGLVFAALNNSYSATLSPPARFGEQFLPYYPTEIKAPSSPLALKLATHLRSVGAKMYGAFWCSHCLEQKEMFGREAAKLIDYAECFPDGFKSGTELSKECKKIKIEGFPMWVINGQVYKGLQEFPELAKASGFEAGEFSGELAELAKQSAEANMQP